TTCCACCGGTACGCCGCGATTGAACTATGTGAGGTGTCTTGTGCCGCTAAGGAAATGCTTCAAGTGCGTCGCTTCTTGTCGGACCTCTGCGCTGCGCCTGCGGACAGTAGCGTGTGGGTACGGCAGGCCATCGGCTTGTTTGCACGATGGCCAGCTCACAGCACCACTACCGTGGCCGCCGGTTGATGATTGGTGCTGTTGATTTTTCGCTGGCCACCTGTATTGTGACAGTCCGGTCAAGTGCGGCCGTGATTTTTGCCGCCACTCTACTCGCCCTGGCCATGCTCGCTCGGGATTGCATTTAAGAACCCCGATAACCAAGTGACGGTATATCATTCGATCCACTGACATTGGCCTGGCGACAATCGAGCATCGGACATCGTCTCTCGATCGAGAACAGAGGGATTTGGGACGTGCCATGAGCGAACTCTAGTCAGGCTCTAGTGTCAGGATCGTGTGTTCCCCTTGGGAATGTGCAAGATATACTCGTGTATTGTGTTCCATTCATCACTAATGGTGCTTTCGTGTGAGGTGTTACAATACGGTGGTGTTCACAGTGTCAATACTAATCGCTGCTAAATAAGATAGACGCAAGACAGGGACGGTGTTCGCCGTATAGTGAACGGTCATACTCAATCTCTTCACTCGATCCGTTACTTCCCAGGACCGTTGCGTTAAATGAATCCTGCTGAGTTAAATCAGTATCAACCAGTTGCTACGTTCGAGAAGCTAGAAAGCACACACATCTACAGAATGGAGAAGGGTAGCCCTTCGCGCCAGTTCCTGGCAGGAATTTTAGGTGAGTTTCGAGTCGGGAGAAATTTCGTGACGTATTAGTTTCTCCGTTCATTGTGAGTTAAATTCCACtgttgtgcttcttcttccaatCCTGACAGTTAATCTGGCCTCGGTTATGGTCGGTACATCGCTCGGTTGGACATCACCGGTCGGTCCTAAGTTAGCCTCAAAGGATGAGACGCCACTCGACACAATCCCGACTGCCTCGGAGAACTCCTGGATTGCCTCTCTAGTTGCACTGGGTGCACTTATCGGTAAATGCTCGAACACTTTGTCTTTTGGCTTGTGTGTGCCCTTGAGCGTTTAACTAATTCGTTTCCATTGTTTTATTACAGCACCTTTCATGGCAGGTCCTTTGGCCGAACGGTTTGGCCGTAGACTGACGCTGCTCGGTAGCTCAGCCTTTTTCATCGTGTCCTGGATACTGCTGttgaccaccggcaccgtcgtCCAGGTGCTTATTGCCCGGTTTCTGCAAGGCTTGGGCGTTGGCTTCGTTATGACCGTGCAAACGATGTACATTGGAGAGATCGCATCGAACGAGTACCGTGGTGCCCTCGGTTCCCTAATGCAGCTGTGCATCGTGAGTAAGTATCGAGTCACAGAAGCAGAACAGTCTTCTCCACACATAAACCAGTTCACAAACTAACAACATAATGAACTTATTCTTCTCCATTCCACTAGCCGGTATACTGTATGTGTACAGTATCGGACCGTTTGTGTCGTACCACGCGTTGCAATGGGCCTGCCTAGTGCTACCGATCCTGTTCGCTGTGACGTTCTTCTTCATGCCGGAAACACCGGCGTACTACATCTCGAAGGGTGAAAAGGACCGTGCGGTGGATTCGTTGTGCTTCCTGCGCGGCAAAACCGTCGACGGCATTCAGGAGGAGCTGAAAGAAATCACCACGACCGTTGAGGAGTCGCTCAAGAACAAGGGCACGGTTATGGATCTGTTCCGTAATGCGGGCAACGTCAAAGCGCTTATCATCTGCGCGGGTCTGATCAGCTTCCAGCAGCTTTCCGGTATCAACGTGATCCTGTTCTATAGCCAGAGCATCTTCGCGAGCACGGGAAGTAGTCTGGAACCTGCCATTTCCACCATCCTGGTCGGTGCGGTACAGGTGTTAGCCAGCGGTGCCACACCTTTGATCGTCGATCGGCTCGGACGAAAGCCAATTTTGCTTACATCGGCCGGTGGAATGTGCTTGTCGCTCGGTACGATGGGACTTTACTTTTTCCTCAAACACATCGACTCACCGGCAGTGCCAAGCGTTGGCTGGCTACCGATCATGTCGCTCATCTTCTTCGTTACCGTGTACTGCATCGGTTTCGGGCCGCTACCATGGGCCGTCCTGGGTGAGATGTTCCCAGCCAACGTGAAGTCGATTGCGTCCTCGATCGTCGCGTCAACCTGCTGGGTGCTCGGCTTTATCATTCTGCAGTTCTTTGCCGATCTTGACAAGGCCGTCGGATCCCACTGGTCGTTCTGGATCTTTGGCATCCTGTGTGGGGTAGCGTTCgtgttcaccttcaccaccgtcATGGAGACGAAGGGATTAAGCTTGCAGGAGATTCAGGATCGATTGAACGGCAAAGAGTAGCCGATTTCGTTGCAAATTTACCATCGTTCAAACTGTCAAAGAATAGCAAATAGTTTAACCATGGTCTTGCAAATCAAGATCTACTTAGGGATCTGTTCGGCGGTCGTACCTATTTCGATTAACTATTTTTTATTATGATAAACCCATATTCACTTCTCTCAGTAAGTGTATACTTTAAGTCGCAGTGCTTTACTGTAAATGATGCCGATAAAGGAATGTGCACCTGACGATGATGTCAGTATACTGAAAGTAACACATAATTTAGTAGCATTAGTTGTTATTAGAttcatttgaaaaattaataaataactagttgtttttgtgtctttaaaattattatactTCATTTGCATTGCCTTATTGATAGAGCATTGGCATTGTCTTGTTGACGACAACGATCACTTGGAATAGGAATATAGAAACTATTCGCAACGAAGGATCATTTTCTGTTCAACTAACTAACATAGTAGAATGGTTTCTatcaacattttcaatgtctTTCACACGGACAATGACACGATATAAAAAAGGTTTCGGTTGCGAAGGATCAAACACATTATAAATTCCAGTAAGACATATGGAAAGGCGTTTTCAAACCCTGCCATCGAATGGAAAGTGCAGTTCATCTTCCAGAATGTTGATGCTACCAGTAGGTATTGGTGTGGGTTTTGCATTAATACAATCCGTTGAAATGCGGGATTAATTCCTGTAAACGCAGTTCAGTTTGCGAAATTAATCCACATAGCTTATCAAACTACGAGCATACTTAGTTGTCTGACCATTGATTGATAGATACATGGCTTTAATGTGAATTAATTCAAAGCAGACCGAGCGCAAGTGAACTGCTGCGACTTTCTTTTGATCGACTGCTTGATCGACTTCGCCCATCGCTACAAAAACGACTGAAAGTATGCTCTCCAGCTAACAGCATGCCGCACAGGCGGTAAAACATAGCAGCCAGCTAACGCGAAAAGGAACAGATTACTTCCGCACGATAAGACCGTTATCGCGACGCGGCGTTTGAGAGACGCGTTGAGCTGTAACATCATCAGGAGCGACCGATGCAGTGGTTGGGAGGGGTagttatttataaaaaaaaacaaagatcTTCTCATCACAACGCAGGGCGCGTAACGAGCGAAGCAAGCCGCGAACCACGTTCTCCGTGTCGCACCCAAGATGAAATGGGAAGATGATCAAGCTACCACAGGACCTATCAGTCTATTcgcgacaaaacaaaaataaggGACAGACTCCGAATCTAAACAAATGAGCAATCTACTGAACCAGGGCGAGCGTATAGATTACATGGCTGTGCACATGTCACTGCGCTTCGCTGGAAGCGTTAAATTGGTAATCGCTAAATGAAGCACGGTGGCAATGACAGTGATGCCGACATCCCGTTCAGTCAACAGCTTGTACTCTTTAAAGCTGGACGGTACTGCGCCTGCCTGCTAGGGTCTAGGCGACCGATGGATTACCGTTTATTACCTGTCCACCGTCGAGTGTTATAACATTGGTGGATGCCCTTCCGCCGAATCAATCCAGCAGTGCTCGTAGGGATATATAAAAGTGATCGTCATTGGCGTCAGATGGGACGACACTTAAAGCCGGCTGAAAGTGCACAAATCTGTGGCTCACGGGGCCAGCTATCGCGATGCATCTAGTGGCGCAGTGCAACGGCTCACAGTGAGCGCTAACTGCCCCCCAAAGGTAACTGCACCGTGACCGAGTTGTGTGTAGCGTGACACCTGACCGTGATAACCGTACACTAGTTAGCTATTTTAAGAATAACCTATTCTCACCTCGTTTGGCTGGAGAAATAGCAGTATCACTCTGTAATCGATCAGTGTCAAAACAATGTGGCTCACTAGCATTGCACTTCTGCGCACCAGCCGCCAGTATCTGGCCGCTATTTTAGGTGAGTTCCACGGGACCATTCATTGGCGAGGTTATCTGTGTGTCCGTAAGTGTCGCGTATGATCTTACAACTCTATCTATGACATCCGTTGTTCGATCAGCCAACCTATCAGTGACCTGCACGGGATGTGCGATGGCATGGACATCACCGGTGGAATCGAAGCTGCGCAATTTGCAAACATCACCGCTGGCATCTGTGCCGACGGATGCGCAACTTGCCTGGATAGGATCCATATTGGCCCTTGGATCGTTGGCTGGTAAGCTTCAATTTATGGGGTATCCCTTCGGGTCAACTTGAGTGATGCTTGATGTCGAACTCGTTCAACAGGACCTCCGGTAGCTGGATTTGTGGCGCATCGATATGGACGAAAGATGGCACTGCTGGCGAGCGGAGCGCTATTCGCCGTATCCTACATACTGTTTCTGACAGCGGGCACCGTGGCCCAGATTCTAGTTGGAAGGTTTCTGCAGGGCTGTGGTATTGGGTTCGCGCTGGCCATTACCcccctgtatgtgtgtgagatcGCCACTTCCAACCGGCGCGGAATGCTGGGCTCTTTGGTGCAGGTCTGCATGACCGCCGGAATGTTGTATGTGTACGGCACTGGACCATACGTCAGCTACTCAGCGATGCAGTATATCATGTTGGCTATCCCGGTACTGTTCTGTTTAGCGTTCAGTACGATGCCCGAGACGCCGCACTTTTACGTCTCGAAGGGATGTTATGCCGATGCGTCGCGTTCGCTTGAGTTCCTGCGCGGTGAACCAAtcgaggagctggaggaagagTTCGGTTCTATCCAGCGATCAGTTGAAGATTCGATCCGGGATCGAGCCACCTTGCGCGATCTCTTCCGGGGTCACGCGAACGTTCGCGCTTTGTTCATCtgtaccagcatcatcatattGCAGCAGCTATCCG
The sequence above is a segment of the Anopheles darlingi chromosome 2, idAnoDarlMG_H_01, whole genome shotgun sequence genome. Coding sequences within it:
- the LOC125951158 gene encoding facilitated trehalose transporter Tret1 → MNPAELNQYQPVATFEKLESTHIYRMEKGSPSRQFLAGILVNLASVMVGTSLGWTSPVGPKLASKDETPLDTIPTASENSWIASLVALGALIAPFMAGPLAERFGRRLTLLGSSAFFIVSWILLLTTGTVVQVLIARFLQGLGVGFVMTVQTMYIGEIASNEYRGALGSLMQLCIVTGILYVYSIGPFVSYHALQWACLVLPILFAVTFFFMPETPAYYISKGEKDRAVDSLCFLRGKTVDGIQEELKEITTTVEESLKNKGTVMDLFRNAGNVKALIICAGLISFQQLSGINVILFYSQSIFASTGSSLEPAISTILVGAVQVLASGATPLIVDRLGRKPILLTSAGGMCLSLGTMGLYFFLKHIDSPAVPSVGWLPIMSLIFFVTVYCIGFGPLPWAVLGEMFPANVKSIASSIVASTCWVLGFIILQFFADLDKAVGSHWSFWIFGILCGVAFVFTFTTVMETKGLSLQEIQDRLNGKE
- the LOC125951160 gene encoding facilitated trehalose transporter Tret1-like, with the translated sequence MWLTSIALLRTSRQYLAAILANLSVTCTGCAMAWTSPVESKLRNLQTSPLASVPTDAQLAWIGSILALGSLAGPPVAGFVAHRYGRKMALLASGALFAVSYILFLTAGTVAQILVGRFLQGCGIGFALAITPLYVCEIATSNRRGMLGSLVQVCMTAGMLYVYGTGPYVSYSAMQYIMLAIPVLFCLAFSTMPETPHFYVSKGCYADASRSLEFLRGEPIEELEEEFGSIQRSVEDSIRDRATLRDLFRGHANVRALFICTSIIILQQLSGINPVQFFTQTIFEKTGTSVRPELAVIIIGCVQVVASMVTVLTLDKLGRRPFLLMSAGGMCCALVALGTYFYLDIHSRAYPAGLLDRIAFLPILSLVVFTASFCLGFGPVAWLLVGEMFAPNIKHLASSVVSSTCWCASFFVLFYFSTLDEALGTHWLFWMFATCTAGGFVFTYFFVIETKGMSLPEIQARLNETAPVVSDKS